Proteins encoded together in one Pogoniulus pusillus isolate bPogPus1 unplaced genomic scaffold, bPogPus1.pri scaffold_58_arrow_ctg1, whole genome shotgun sequence window:
- the STAC3 gene encoding SH3 and cysteine-rich domain-containing protein 3 yields MTEKEVPEPPASPASGGKPKSRQLQKLKQLFQRKPKEEMAPEPQPNGELVSPSGGPIYYIYEDEEEEEEEEPEPPPEPQKLVNDRPHKLRDHYFKKPKFCDVCARMIVLNNKFGLRCKNCKTNIHHHCQSYVEMQRCFGKIPPGFRRAYSSPLYSDQQSACSKDPLSANRSDPVFETLRTGVIMANKERKKGQEDKKNPLAAMMDEEPEAAKPEGGKAEAGTSEGDKKAEKNPADDKSKKPQPGYPQSHYFVALYRFKALEKDDLDFPPGEKITVVDDSNEEWWRGKIGEKVGYFPPNFIIRVRAGERVHKVTRSFVGNREIGQITLKKDQIVVQKGEEVNGYVKVYTGRKVGLFPVGFLQEI; encoded by the exons ATGACAGAGAAGGAAGTGCCAGAGCCACCAGCTTCACCTGCTTCAGGTGGGAAACCCAAGAGCCGG cagctgcagaagctgaagcAACTCTTCCAGCGGAAACCCAAGGAGGAGATGGCACCAGAGCCACAACCCAACGGGGAGCTGGTCAGCCCCTCGGGGGGACCCATCTACTACAtctatgaggatgaggaggaggaggaagaagaggagcccGAGCCGCCGCCCGAGCCGCAGAAGCTGGTCAATGACAGACCGCACAAGCTCCGGGATCACTACTTCAAGAAGCCCAAGTTCTGCGACGTCTGTGCCCGCATGATCGTCC TCAACAACAAATTTGGCCTGAGGTGCAAGAACTGCAAGACCAAcatccaccaccactgccaGTCCTACGTGGAGATGCAGCGCTGCTTCGGCAAGATC cccccaGGCTTTCGCCGCGCGTACAGCTCCCCCCTCTACAGCGACCAGCAGTCTGCCTGCAGCAAGGACCCCCTCT cagccaacagGAGCGACCCCGTGTTCGAGACGCTGCGGACGGGAGTCATCATGGCCAATAAGGAGCGCAAGAAAGGGCAGGAGGACAAGAAAAAC cctttggCTGCTATGATGGACGAGGAGCCAGAGGCTGCGAAGCCGGAAGGAGGCaaggctgaggctg GCACCTCTGAAGGGGacaagaaggctgagaagaACCCAGCAGATGACAAG AGCAAGAAGCCGCAGCCAGGCTACCCCCAGTCCCACTACTTCGTGGCACTTTACCGCTTCAAAGCCCTGGAGAAGGATGACCTGGACTTCCC GCCAGGGGAGAAGATCACAGTGGTGGATGACTCCAACGAGGAGTGGTGGAGG GGGAAGATCGGTGAAAAAGTTGGCTACTTCCCCCCCAACTTCATCATCCGGGTGCGGGCGGGCGAGAGGGTGCACAAGGTGACCCGGTCCTTCGTGGGCAACCGGGAGATCGGGCAGATCACGCTCAAGAAGGACCAG ATCGTGGTGCAGAAGGGTGAGGAGGTGAATGGCTACGTCAAGGTCTACACCGGCCGCAAAGTTGGACTCTTCCCAGTGGGCTTCCTGCAGGAGATCTGA